Genomic segment of Thermoanaerobaculia bacterium:
GGTCGGTTGCCTCCACAATGGTCCAGGGAGCCGCTCCCGTGCTTGTTGCACTGATCGCCTGTTCGTCCACCTTGAGGAAGGTGTCGTACAGCTTAAGGTGTTTCTTGTCCTGCGAAGTCACTCTCCAGGCTGTATTCGGTTCTTTTGCCAGGGCCTTGAGCCTTTTCTTTTGTTCCTTTTTTCCAAGATGGAGCCAGAACTTCAGCAGAAGCATGCCGTCATCCACCAGCTTTTTCTCGAAGATCCGGATCCTCTGCAGTGATGCGAGGAAATCGCCCTTCCCCATGGTTCCATAGGCTCTCTTAAGAATGGGAGCGGAATACCAGGATCCAAAAAAGATTCCGATTCGCCCCTTGGGGGGCAGAGATCTCCAGAATCGCCAGTACGGAGGCCGCTGAGATTCTTCGTCGGTAGGTTCACCAAACCCATAGGTCAACAGAAAACGCGGATCCATCCATTCGTGCAGCGTGTTGACCACATCCCCCTTACCGGCTGCATCCACACCATTGATCAGCAGAAGTACCGGGAAACCGGCTGTTTTTAATTTTTCCTGCGCATGCAGCAGCTTAATTCGAAGTTCCGCCGCTTCCTTTTCATATTCCGTTTTTGGAATGCTTGAACCAATTTCCGCCGTTTCGAACATAGAATCTCTCCTTTCCATCCCTCGGGTGCCTTCCCGGCAATCATACCATAAGGTTTATCCAAGCGATCCATGATTGACGAAGACAATTTGTCTATGGCATACTACGGTTGAAGGTTAAGAAGGTTTGGATGTACCGGCTGTAAAGTTTTACCCTTTGCCGTACGTTTTACAAACCTCCTTAAGTTTCTAAATTATTCAGGAGGTAGCAGCAGTGACCAAAGGGACCGTGAAGTGGTTCAATGACTCCAAAGGCTATGGCTTTATCACGAGTGAGGATGGCGAGGACGTATTCGTCCACTATTCTGACATCCAGGAAGACGGTTATCGCAAGCTGGCCGAAGGACAGGCCGTGGAGTTTGAGATTACCCAGGGTCCGAAAGGTCCCAAAGCCACGAGGGTGGCCAAGATCTAAGGACAACAATCAGGGCCCCGGAGCTCCGGGGCCCACTAGTTTATTTCGTTGTTACTCTTCACCTTTTATCGGGTGAAGTTTTTGTTTCCTGGGGAAATTTCATTCCCGATCCCGCCATTAAGAACGAGATATTGTCAGACCACTGAGAGGCCAGTTTCGATAAGGTTGTTCCTCCCCCATGCCCTGAAGCCTTTTCCTGGAGAAGGTAAAAGGGACCACCTTCAGGATCGGTCGATTGCAGCATCGCCACCATCTTCCGTGCATGGAGAGGGTTGGTCCGCGCGTCGTTTTCGCTTCCCGTGATCAGCATGGGAGGGTATTTTACTCCCTTTTTCACATTGTGATAGGGAGAATATCGGTAGAGATACCCGCACTGTTTGGGATCTTCACAGCTTCCATATTCGACAGCCCAGATATTGGCAAGACCGAAAGTGTGATAGCGGACCATGTCCAGAAGGGGAACCTGACAGAGAACCGCAGCGAACAGGTCAGGCCGTTGGACCGCAGCAGCTCCCACGAGAAGTCCACCGTTGCTTCCGCCCATGATCGTCAGGTGGCGAGAATCCGTGTAATGGTGATTAATCAGCCACTCCGCCGAGGCGATAAAATCATCAAAGACATTCTGTTTCCGGTCAAGCATCCCCGATTCATGCCACTCCCGACCATATTCGCCTCCTCCGCGGAGACAGGGAACGGCCAGGATTCCTCCCGCTTCGAGCCAGACTCCGTAGATCGTCGAAAAGGACGGCGTCTGGGGAATATTGAACCCTCCGTAGCCGGTGAGCAGCGTTGGATAACGGGCCTTTTTTTTCATCGATTTCGGACGGACTACAAACATGGGGAGCCGGGTACCATCTTTTGATGTGACCCATACCTGCTCGGTGATGTAAGCGCTTAGATCCATCTTTACAGGCGAGCGGTGGACGAGGGTCAGGTGATCTTTCTTGAGATCGTAGGTATAGGTCGTGTCGGGCTGGTTGTAGGATTCGTAGGCAACCCAGACTGGAGGTTTCGACATATACCCCCACACTCCCGCCGACCCGATTCCAGGAAGAGAAAGCTCCTTGACGGGCGAGCCGTCGAGTTTGAAAATCTTAATTCGCGTGGAGGCATCGTGCATATAGGTCGCGTAGAGGTATCCCCCAATAAGCTGGCACGATTCAAGGGTGTCGGCACTTTCCGGTATGATCTCCTTCCAGTTTTTCCGAAAGGGAGAGTTCGCGGAAACAGCCATGACGCGCCCCTTTGGTGCATCCCAATCCGTCCGGATAAAGAAGGTACCGTCATGTTCATCGACGGCATAGCTTGCATCAAAGCCCACCGCGAGGGGAATCGGCGGCTCTTTGGAATCCAGCTTTCGGAAGAAGACCTCGTTTTTGTCAAACTCCCAGCGGTAGAGAATAAGATAGGTCCCGTCCTCTGTGATCTGAGCGCCATGGTAGTATTCCTTGACCGAGTCATGGTAAAAGACCCGCTTATCCTTATCCGGCGTGTCTCCGAGCTTATGAAAGTAGACCGAATGCCAGTAAAATTCCTCTCCATCCGGCACTTCTCCCTTCTCCGGATGTGCGGTATAGAAAAAACCTGAACCGTCAGGTAACCACGCATTCACATTCTGCCTGAGACCGTGAAGCCTGTCCGGAAGGATTTTCTTTGATGGAACTTCCATCACCTGGACCACAGGACGCTCATCTCCGCCCTGAGCTTTTCCGAAGGCAAGGAGGGATCCATCCAGGGATGGAGTGACGGAATCCACTGTTTCCTCATCCTTCCACTGGTTGGGGTCGATCAGGATAAGGGTTTCCCCATCGGAATCGGCCCTTGTGCAGTAGATTCGTTTCTCCGCGTCATGCTTTTTGAGCCAGAAGAACTGGCGGGATGAAGCCAGGACCTCCATGGGGGGAGTCTCATCATCGTATCGCCATAACAATTCCAACCTCTCCTGGAGAGCTTTCCTCTGCGGCAGGTTATCAAGGTAGGCACGTGTCAGCTTTTCCTGCTCGGCAACCCAGTTTTTCACTTCATCGGAAGATCCACTTTCAAGCCAGCGAAAGGGATCACGTATGGTCAAACCGTGCATAACTTCGCTCCGGTCTTCCTTTCGGGTGGGAGGATAATCCCGAAGGTTTTCAGGAATGGAAAGAAGGGTGACCAAACCCAGAGCGGTGCACAGGGACAGGAAGTCGGACGGTATCATCGATTTTCTTCTCCTTCCGCGGTAGAATCTCCTTTGGATTGTACCAGAGGCGAAGAGTGATCGTGGACGGAATCTTGACAACTTATGCCAAAATCGATAAGGTGATCACACGATGAAGGCAGGCTTCCAGGTTTCCCACATCATGATCATGGATCATATGTCATGAGAACGCTGCTCCTCTCATCGGACCTGAATCGTCTGGGCTCTCTCCAGGAAGCTCTTCTTCAAAGGGATCATGATCTTTCCGTTGCCCGGGAAATCCATGCCGCCCTCGCCGTCCTGGATGAGCATCCCTTTTCCCTTGTCATTATTGATGCTTCCCAGAATCTACAGGATGCAGCTAATCAATGTGAGCGGATCCGGTCTCATGCCGTCGGAAGAACCAGCGTCATTCTGGCAGTCGTTTCCGACAGCCATCCGGAAATACTCAATACCTTATTAGATGCCGGGATGGACTTCTACATCTGCCTGGAATGGGAGAAGGAAGTCCTCGTTCCCCATCTTTTTATTGTGGAGCGACTCGTTAACCACATCTTCAAGAGAGTCCGGGCGGAAGAAGCCTTCTGGTCGGCGGAACAGCACTTCCGCACCCTGGCGGAAGAATCCCCCAACATGATCTTCATCAACTCCGGGGGCAAGGTCGTCTACGCCAACCAGGCCTGCGAACGGATCATGGAGTATTCCCGCGAGGAGTTTTATGCGCCGGATTTCGATTTCCGTGTACTGATCGCCCCGGAGTACCAGGAGCAGCTCCGCACCAACTACCTTCAACACCTGAAGGGATCCGCCGATCTCATCACGTCGGAGTATGAGCTCATCACCCGGACCGGGAAAAGGATCTATGCCATCCATAATACAAAACTGATCGAATACCAGGGAAAAACAGCCGTCCTTGGAATTGTTACTGACATTTCCTCCTACCGGCTCCTGATGGCCGAGCTGAAGGCCTCGGAACAGCGCTTCCGATACATGGCGGAAAACGCTCCGGTGGGGGTCTTTCAGACCACCCTGGACGGAATGGTTAAGTATGTCAACCGTCACCTCGCGGAAGAAATGGGATATATGGGCCCGGAGCACATGCAGGGAAGCGATGTTAGACGGCACTATAAAAACCCAAAAGAACGTATCGCAATGCTGGACATGCTTGCAAGGGATGGCATGGTCCACGGACTGGAGCTGGAGCTGGTCACCCTGTCGGGAAAAGAGATTACCGCTCTTCTCCATGCGGTGGTCGAGGAGGAAACCCTCACAGGAATCTTGATCAACATCACCCCCAGAAAGTATGCCCTGCGGGCACTGGAAGAACGGGAGGCCCTTCTTCACTCCATCGTCGAAAGTATCCCCTTTGACGTGTTCGCGCTGGACATGGAAGACCGCTATACCCTTCAGAATTCCACCTGCAAAGCCCACTGGGGGGACGTCATCGGGAAACATCCCAGAGAGATCGCTCCGGACAAAGAAATCCTTGGTCGATGGCTTTCCAACAATCAACGGGCCAGTTCCGGTAAGATCGTGGACGAAGTCGTTCACTATCCCGTTGGCGATTCAGTCCAGCACCTGAGAAACATCATCTCACCCATCTGGGATAAGGGATCCATCACCGGTATCGTGGGTGTCAATATCGACGTCACCGATGCCACCCTGGCCCATGCCGAGCTGGAAAGGAAAGAATCACTTTACAGGGCGATCGTGGATTCATTCCCGGACCCTATCATTCTCTGCAATCCTTCCGGCCTGTTGATCACGATCAACCTTCCCGCTTCCCGGGCCCTGGGGTATCCCTACCCCATGAATGCGGCAAAGGAAGCCATTCAATGTACTGATATCTTTCTCTGCGACGATCCGTCGGGAATAGAGAATACCATCGAGGAGGTCTTTCGCTCCAGGAAACTAAAAACGATGGAATGCAGGCTGCGCAAGAGAGATGGATCCGATATTCTTTCCAATGTGGAGTCTCTCCCCCTCTATACCCGGGAAGGGGATCCCCTGGCCATTCTGAACATATTTCGGTTTCAGAAATCCAATTCAGCCTGAGCCAGCATTCGTTCCCTTTTCTTTCCAACTTGACATACCATGATAGAGTGGTGGGATATGCCGGAACGACAGCCTCTCTTGCCTAACCGGACCTGGATCCTCCTTATCCTTCTTCTCCCTCCTATTCTCTCTGCAGGAATAGCAGAGAATTCTTCTTCCCTTTCCTATTGTTATTCACGACTCGCCACCGGGAATACGGCCGAAGGAACAGCCTGTCTGAAACGTTTAGCATCTCCCATGGACACAAAGAATCTCTATCCAAGGCTGGCCCTTGCCGCTCAGCAGTTCCGCGCCGGAAAATCCGGGGAAGCACAATCCACTCTTGCGGTGCTTCCCGAATTACCATCCTCCAACGATCCGGCCCTTTCCTTTGCCTACCTCCTCCGGGGCCGTTCCCTCCTTGAATCAAAGGACACTGCAGGAGCCAGGAAGGCCTTCGCCCGATCG
This window contains:
- a CDS encoding cold-shock protein, yielding MTKGTVKWFNDSKGYGFITSEDGEDVFVHYSDIQEDGYRKLAEGQAVEFEITQGPKGPKATRVAKI
- a CDS encoding prolyl oligopeptidase family serine peptidase — translated: MIPSDFLSLCTALGLVTLLSIPENLRDYPPTRKEDRSEVMHGLTIRDPFRWLESGSSDEVKNWVAEQEKLTRAYLDNLPQRKALQERLELLWRYDDETPPMEVLASSRQFFWLKKHDAEKRIYCTRADSDGETLILIDPNQWKDEETVDSVTPSLDGSLLAFGKAQGGDERPVVQVMEVPSKKILPDRLHGLRQNVNAWLPDGSGFFYTAHPEKGEVPDGEEFYWHSVYFHKLGDTPDKDKRVFYHDSVKEYYHGAQITEDGTYLILYRWEFDKNEVFFRKLDSKEPPIPLAVGFDASYAVDEHDGTFFIRTDWDAPKGRVMAVSANSPFRKNWKEIIPESADTLESCQLIGGYLYATYMHDASTRIKIFKLDGSPVKELSLPGIGSAGVWGYMSKPPVWVAYESYNQPDTTYTYDLKKDHLTLVHRSPVKMDLSAYITEQVWVTSKDGTRLPMFVVRPKSMKKKARYPTLLTGYGGFNIPQTPSFSTIYGVWLEAGGILAVPCLRGGGEYGREWHESGMLDRKQNVFDDFIASAEWLINHHYTDSRHLTIMGGSNGGLLVGAAAVQRPDLFAAVLCQVPLLDMVRYHTFGLANIWAVEYGSCEDPKQCGYLYRYSPYHNVKKGVKYPPMLITGSENDARTNPLHARKMVAMLQSTDPEGGPFYLLQEKASGHGGGTTLSKLASQWSDNISFLMAGSGMKFPQETKTSPDKR
- a CDS encoding PAS domain S-box protein, translating into MRTLLLSSDLNRLGSLQEALLQRDHDLSVAREIHAALAVLDEHPFSLVIIDASQNLQDAANQCERIRSHAVGRTSVILAVVSDSHPEILNTLLDAGMDFYICLEWEKEVLVPHLFIVERLVNHIFKRVRAEEAFWSAEQHFRTLAEESPNMIFINSGGKVVYANQACERIMEYSREEFYAPDFDFRVLIAPEYQEQLRTNYLQHLKGSADLITSEYELITRTGKRIYAIHNTKLIEYQGKTAVLGIVTDISSYRLLMAELKASEQRFRYMAENAPVGVFQTTLDGMVKYVNRHLAEEMGYMGPEHMQGSDVRRHYKNPKERIAMLDMLARDGMVHGLELELVTLSGKEITALLHAVVEEETLTGILINITPRKYALRALEEREALLHSIVESIPFDVFALDMEDRYTLQNSTCKAHWGDVIGKHPREIAPDKEILGRWLSNNQRASSGKIVDEVVHYPVGDSVQHLRNIISPIWDKGSITGIVGVNIDVTDATLAHAELERKESLYRAIVDSFPDPIILCNPSGLLITINLPASRALGYPYPMNAAKEAIQCTDIFLCDDPSGIENTIEEVFRSRKLKTMECRLRKRDGSDILSNVESLPLYTREGDPLAILNIFRFQKSNSA